One Denticeps clupeoides chromosome 10, fDenClu1.1, whole genome shotgun sequence genomic window carries:
- the wasb gene encoding WASP actin nucleation promoting factor b isoform X1: protein MSRGTKPRAQENNLSVLLSIQENERVVDLLGRRCVALATAVVQLYMAVPHSPSEWSLQHTAVVCFVKDNPQRSYFIRLFDIKEGKLIWEQELYDQMTYATPLSYFHTFPADDCQVGLNFASEQESETFWSTVGEKIVQRAQRQEKIHHPPTSDDKTLTPPPPGPPTNGPGPTMSPGLPMAAVDVRSPDLQASRYLPSVSPSGPSSIIQKMKGKKNKKKGPRLTKADIGAPSGFMHVTHVGWDPNKGFDTNNLDPDLKKLFSSAGISDAQLKDAETSKVIYDFIEQSGGLDAIKMEMQKEEVPRSHPGHPPKVLGGTPPAPPPPRGSLPPSKDLPPRPPPPRTQGSSNRGHLPPTPNGRAGPPPPPLPPSHSAPPPPPPMSVDGVPPPPPPPPPPPGPISSPSSPATSAPSTPSGGSRDALLDQIRFGTKLKSVTDKPDLAPPSPAQSTEGIVGALMMVMQKRREDIQYSDVESPNSDDEEEEDEWD, encoded by the exons GCCCTGGCGACTGCAGTAGTCCAGCTGTACATGGCAGTCCCCCACAGTCCCTCTGAATGGAGTCTGCAGCACACTGCAgtggtgtgttttgtgaaggACAACCCTCAGCGCTCCTACTTCATCCGTCTCTTTGACATTAAG GAGGGGAAGCTGATATGGGAGCAGGAGCTGTATGACCAGATGACATATGCCACCCCACTGTCATACTTCCACACTTTCCCTGCAGAT GACTGTCAGGTGGGGCTGAATTTTGCCAGTGAGCAGGAGTCTGAAACGTTCTGGAGCACAGTCGGTGAGAAGATCGTCCAGAGGGCCCAGCGGCAAG AAAAGATACATCATCCTCCAACAAGCGATG ATAAGACACTTACGCCACCGCCTCCTGGGCCTCCAACCAACG gaccaggaccaACCATGAGTCCAGGTCTGCCGATGGCGGCAGTCGACGTCCGCAGCCCCGACTTACAGGCCTCGCGCTATCTGCCTTCAGTCAGTCCGTCTGGTCCCAGCAGCATTATACAGAAAATGAAgggcaagaaaaacaagaagaaaggCCCCCGACTTACGAAGGCTGATATTGGTGCCCCCAGTGGATTTAT gCATGTGACACATGTTGGATGGGATCCAAACAAAGGCTTTGAT ACCAACAACCTGGATCCAGACCTGAAGAAGCTCTTCTCCTCGGCTGGGATCAGTGACGCGCAGCTCAAGGACGCTGAGACGTCCAAAGTCATTTATGATTTTATAGAGCAGTCTGGCGGTCTGGATGCAATTAAGATGGAAATGCAGAAAGAAG AAGTACCCAGAAGCCATCCAGGTCATCCGCCTAAAGTGCTGGGTGGAACTCCACCAGCACCCCCTCCACCTCGTGGGAGTTTACCTCCCTCCAAAGACCTCCCTCCGAGACCCCCACCCCCTCGCACTCAGGGATCTTCTAACCGAGGACACCTACCTCCTACGCCAAATGGAAGAgctggacctcctcctccaccactaCCTCCAAGCCACTCAgccccaccacctccaccccccaTGTCTGTGGATGGCGTCCCTCCACCTCCGCCTCCTCCCCCTCCGCCTCCCGGCCCCATCTCTAGTCCCTCTAGTCCAGCAACTTCAGCACCTTCTACTCCATCAGGGGGAAGCCGAGACGCCTTACTAGACCAGATCCGTTTTGGAACGAAGCTGAAGTCT GTCACAGATAAGCCAGATCTAGCCCCTCCCAGCCCAGCCCAGTCAACAGAAGGGATTGTGGGAGCGCTCATGATGGTGATGCAGAAACGGAGAGAAGACATCCAATATTCAG ATGTTGAAAGCCCTAATtctgatgatgaagaagaagaggatgagTGGGACTAA
- the wasb gene encoding WASP actin nucleation promoting factor b isoform X2, translated as MSRGTKPRAQENNLSVLLSIQENERVVDLLGRRCVALATAVVQLYMAVPHSPSEWSLQHTAVVCFVKDNPQRSYFIRLFDIKEGKLIWEQELYDQMTYATPLSYFHTFPADDCQVGLNFASEQESETFWSTVGEKIVQRAQRQEKIHHPPTSDDKTLTPPPPGPPTNGPGPTMSPGLPMAAVDVRSPDLQASRYLPSVSPSGPSSIIQKMKGKKNKKKGPRLTKADIGAPSGFMHVTHVGWDPNKGFDTNNLDPDLKKLFSSAGISDAQLKDAETSKVIYDFIEQSGGLDAIKMEMQKEGHPPKVLGGTPPAPPPPRGSLPPSKDLPPRPPPPRTQGSSNRGHLPPTPNGRAGPPPPPLPPSHSAPPPPPPMSVDGVPPPPPPPPPPPGPISSPSSPATSAPSTPSGGSRDALLDQIRFGTKLKSVTDKPDLAPPSPAQSTEGIVGALMMVMQKRREDIQYSDVESPNSDDEEEEDEWD; from the exons GCCCTGGCGACTGCAGTAGTCCAGCTGTACATGGCAGTCCCCCACAGTCCCTCTGAATGGAGTCTGCAGCACACTGCAgtggtgtgttttgtgaaggACAACCCTCAGCGCTCCTACTTCATCCGTCTCTTTGACATTAAG GAGGGGAAGCTGATATGGGAGCAGGAGCTGTATGACCAGATGACATATGCCACCCCACTGTCATACTTCCACACTTTCCCTGCAGAT GACTGTCAGGTGGGGCTGAATTTTGCCAGTGAGCAGGAGTCTGAAACGTTCTGGAGCACAGTCGGTGAGAAGATCGTCCAGAGGGCCCAGCGGCAAG AAAAGATACATCATCCTCCAACAAGCGATG ATAAGACACTTACGCCACCGCCTCCTGGGCCTCCAACCAACG gaccaggaccaACCATGAGTCCAGGTCTGCCGATGGCGGCAGTCGACGTCCGCAGCCCCGACTTACAGGCCTCGCGCTATCTGCCTTCAGTCAGTCCGTCTGGTCCCAGCAGCATTATACAGAAAATGAAgggcaagaaaaacaagaagaaaggCCCCCGACTTACGAAGGCTGATATTGGTGCCCCCAGTGGATTTAT gCATGTGACACATGTTGGATGGGATCCAAACAAAGGCTTTGAT ACCAACAACCTGGATCCAGACCTGAAGAAGCTCTTCTCCTCGGCTGGGATCAGTGACGCGCAGCTCAAGGACGCTGAGACGTCCAAAGTCATTTATGATTTTATAGAGCAGTCTGGCGGTCTGGATGCAATTAAGATGGAAATGCAGAAAGAAG GTCATCCGCCTAAAGTGCTGGGTGGAACTCCACCAGCACCCCCTCCACCTCGTGGGAGTTTACCTCCCTCCAAAGACCTCCCTCCGAGACCCCCACCCCCTCGCACTCAGGGATCTTCTAACCGAGGACACCTACCTCCTACGCCAAATGGAAGAgctggacctcctcctccaccactaCCTCCAAGCCACTCAgccccaccacctccaccccccaTGTCTGTGGATGGCGTCCCTCCACCTCCGCCTCCTCCCCCTCCGCCTCCCGGCCCCATCTCTAGTCCCTCTAGTCCAGCAACTTCAGCACCTTCTACTCCATCAGGGGGAAGCCGAGACGCCTTACTAGACCAGATCCGTTTTGGAACGAAGCTGAAGTCT GTCACAGATAAGCCAGATCTAGCCCCTCCCAGCCCAGCCCAGTCAACAGAAGGGATTGTGGGAGCGCTCATGATGGTGATGCAGAAACGGAGAGAAGACATCCAATATTCAG ATGTTGAAAGCCCTAATtctgatgatgaagaagaagaggatgagTGGGACTAA